The Gossypium arboreum isolate Shixiya-1 chromosome 4, ASM2569848v2, whole genome shotgun sequence DNA segment CATTGCCTTAATATTTCATGCCCAATTGGATATGATCATTCATGTTTTAGTCTCGCTTCatcatatttatataaattttgatatttttaataattcatgtttatattttttagaGTTTTATAGTACATTCAGAAATATATATTTGACCAACTATAAAACACAATAAATAAAAATTGCAtagaattcatatatatatatatatatatatatatatatatatgtggaatAGACATCCGTACATCACAATTACATATGattaaacttaaatttaaatatCCAAAGCTTTCATCTTAATAAAAAGTCAACATATAATAAATTTTTCGTTGGTTTAGTTAGTTATTAATCCTACCAAAAAcgatatataattatttaattaacttacTTTAACTTGGATtgcatttaaattttatttttcttttgatcaTTCTAAGtatatttgatgaaaattttagATATAAATGTGCTTAATTGTCTCTTATTTAAGTGTTGTTCGATAAACTAAAAAATAAGTGTTAcaaatttaagtaccaaattaaAGTTCTAATAATGTTTAATAATATTACTTAAAATTATTACAAAATATAATTAAACTGTTGAGTAaatatagattttaaattataaaatatatatattatacattatattcttaatttttaaatattgcactttattctaaataaaaataaaaaattaaatataaagtttttataagataatataatattaaaataaataaaaataaaataaatagcttTTACGTACTTATTATTTtccaatttttataaaaaattctattaaaaatattttattttgaattataaaaattatggatttaaatatttttaaacaagttgttagtttgaatatattaaattataagatGGTGTATAATTTTGGAATAAAGGCCAAAGACCTAATAATATATCAGTGTCAACTTATTATTAGCTAAGGTATAGATGATACTAATGCCATTTAAAGATTGTTGGAGGATGACATTTGAGAGGGTGTGAGGTATACACTATACACCAACATtagtataataaataatatattctCAAGATGGTATTACGAGTTAATGAGGTAACaatttaattaaagaaattataaaatgagGGAAATTcagtttttataaaaaaaatacagTGAAGGGATTTAAGCCCTTATTattcaaattaataaaatattaattttatcaacACATTATGTCAATATAGTATTTACatttacattttattattaatttgtatATCATTATTTATTGTTTATCTAGTATATAATTAAATAGTAAACatgaaacatttttaaaattaattggtACTAGTGCTATAAGAACAATTTAAAAATGGTGAATTTAAGCCTCTAATATCCTTCAATTAGGGGTTTATGAGGAATTTAAAAGGATACTAAAAAAATGCATTAACAAGGAAGTGTTACTAATTATAACAATCACATGCcctctcaatacaacacatttcCCCCGGCATATATATTCCTTAGAAGCGAGATATAAATTAAAGAAGGGAAATGAGCAAAGCAGGATTGAAAGTGGTAAGAAAGAAGTAGTCTACTACGGTCTACCTGTTGTGGAAAGGAAAGGAGTAATCTTGATGACAAGGCCAGGGAAAACATCATCCGGGTCATGTATGTGAGGATTGTGTTCAACAATGAAAGGATCCCCACATTTTTCACTGATGGTGTGCAAAGTCTCCCCTTCCCGAACCACGTATATTTCATCGCATGGCTTGTTGGACTGGTGCACCATCCGCATCATTCCCTCCTCGCCCCTTTCATTCGGTTCTTGGCAGCAGCTCATCACCAGCATCACTGCCATGAGCAATGCGCAGTACCAAGAAACCTTCTCTGCCATTGCACTGCTTGTTGAACCCATGTCTTTCAGTTAAAGTCTTGTTTGGGGGTTGGGGGGGGGGGGTTTCTAAATAAGGTTTGAGGAAACGGGGTTGGTTTTCTAAAGGTGGTTGGAGTGGGTGCAGTGTCTAGCGGGAGTTGAGACGGTTCTCTCATTGTAGTAGTTGACTGCTTTGCTTTTCTTAAGGGATTAAGTTTTTTGATAAAAAAGAAGCTTCCCCTAACTGAGTTGGTTTAACTGCTTTTCTCAATTCGCCTTTTTCAACTTGTTGCGTTGAGTGGTTTTAATGGACATAATTATAATCTCAAACATGAATGCAAAGGTTGACCCTTGGCCGAAAAGCTATATGCATTAAGTGGTCGGTTTCGTACAGTTGAACAATCCCTGCTACAATTAAAGATTGACGCTGTTTCGACTTCCAAATTCACAACAATCTCATAACTCACTCAAATGAGTTAACGTGGGTAAGAAAACAGCGACACAATTTTAACATCCTCCAAACTTTCCTTCCCCTTTACAAATCCAACTCATTGCTCAATGTAACCAAATCCAAAAAAAAATGGAAATTATTTTTTTGAAGTGGGTAACTAAGTTCAACGTTGATGTCTTCTTTTAATTGTacattagtataataataaatttactcCTCAATGATTTTGTCAATTAGGTCTTAATTTAAAACAATCAATTACACATTGACATAAATGTTGCAGActgaatttgttaaattaagacaAAATTGTTAGAATGTATAAACTTTGagtgctaaatttgttattatatcaattaaaattatgtataattgACAAAAAAATATTAATCTCATGATTAATTGTTCTTAATTGCTCAGTTTTGAAATTGACAAGAATTATATTGCTCTAATTTTTTTATAAGCTAATTTGCTTAATATCAAAATTGAGAGGGactagagattttttttttttaaatggaacgAAAGTATTTAAAACTTAGCCAATAAGGCAAAGGCCAACGCCTTGAACTTTGAAGGCCTAGATTCGAGTTCCATCATTTGTATTTGCAATATGTAGATCTTTCTCTCACAATGTGCATATACTTTCAATAGATTTTACCTagtttctctttaaattttatgCCTTTGTCTAATTCTTCATCCGCTCTGCTTTATATTGATTGATTCTAGATACAGCTATAGTTGGTCAGGCTTGTATGTACTTGTAATTGTACCATCGTGAATTTGTACAacttcaagaaaaagtttaaaCCACGGTTATAAGATGACATGTTTTTATAGGCATGGTCTCCTAATTTTACTGTGGATTCGATCCCAATGGTCAAAGCAAGGATCACAGATATTTGCATGGAACAAGGAAGTAACAGAAATTTGAAGCTATTGTGTTGCAATGCATCAAGAATTGGAGTAAGATCCCGACCTTAACATTGAATATCTATAATGAAGCTTATCATTTACAGTGTTTCTGATTGGTTGAGGATCGAACCGAATGTTCCCTTTTTCTGTTCCCATTAAAGAACAGATATGAGAACAATTATTAGCTTTTTAACCCCAGAAATGGGTAAAGCAAGAAGGGAATAAACTACAAAGGGACCTTTAAGCAGAGATCAATTTCAAAGGTGATCTAATCTTGAGGACATCTTTTTAATTGTCAAGTGGGTATTTCCAGCTTTTTGTTTCATGGTTTCATCAACTGTTGTTTAATATAATTAAGGACTTCATCCACTTTGACTGTCCATGCAACGGATACTGGGGAATAGCCTGTCCATGGATTGCTTTCATTCCATCTGCACCAAATCATATCACCAACATGAGTAACCACACTAGCAAATCTAATTGCATTTTATGATAATACTAATTGGCAAATACTTGTAATGGAATACCTTTTTAATCCTTGATCCAACAAGGTATGCCCCTTGCATATGCCCTGCGTCTCGACCCTCACCACTCCCTTCTTGTATGTGAAGAGATCGGGCCGAGCTAGAGCCATGAAACTAACAGGATCATGGAGGAATATCCCTGGTACGAAAATTTTTGGTTGTTAAAATTTTTCATTGTTACTCccttaaaatgaataaaattcaGAAGGTGAGGAGGAAACACAAGAAAACCAGTTGGTGATTTCAAAATATTACCATGTATGCCGTCGGACTTCACATGCCAATCTCTGTAGAATTTGCACATGTCACATAGAACCTGAGCATATTTCCCCCCTGATTGCTTCAATTCGAGGAGGTCAACGTCTATCGGATAAAAAGATGATGTTTCATTGTCAAGATGACTACCTCAAATATAAAAGCAAATGAAACTTGTTTACGAAGAAGAATGGCAGCTAAGTTCTCACCTGCCATTAGGACTTGGGTAGTAATGTTTAGTCCAACGATAACGATATTTGCTCCCGACGTAAACACAACATCAGCTGCTTCAGGGTCCCCATATATCTGTAGTCGGACAAATAAATTCAGACAAATAAATTCAGAAGAGTTGCTTAATGGAGGGTTGCTCAAGTGAAAACTAATGTCGTTTGCTAACTAGCCGGTTGCAACTCAATCTTGTAAAGGTTAAGGCGAGACCATGATCACGATGAGATCGAGGGATTGACTAAGCCGAGCAAAAGAAATTAAACAAGTTTTCAACTGAAAAGGAAGTTTCCCCTCCAAAATGAATTAAACACTCAAGACAGCTTCCCTAGTACTAATAAAGTGATGACCGATCAAGAAAGACCTTAGATTAGTAATACTTTCAAAGAAACACAAGGTCAACTTCGAAAACTTGTAGCTTGTCCTTGGAAACTAAACTTTTCCAAAAAGAAGAATGATAATATGGAGCTTGTAGTAAGAAACAAACTTAGGATCCTTTTGTGCTTACATTTGCTTCAGCAGCAGGATTTACATTTCCTAATGCAAAGAATGAGCCACCAAGTACAACTATATTCTTCACCTTGCTGGCAAAGGAAGAGTCCCTTTTGATTGCctggatttaaaaaaaaagagaaactgTGTTTAAGCACTTACCTGCGAAGCCTATAACCAAAATGGAGGAAATTGATAAGAGAGTAGCAAGGTCTTACCAGTGCCAAGTTTGTGAGTGGTCCAAGTGCAAGTATAGATACTTTACCAGGATATTCAGAAACCTTCCCAACTAAAAATTCAGAGGCAGTCTTATCAGATTTGCTAGTTTTTGGTGGAGATAGGAATATATTCCCCAGTCCATCAGAGCCATGAACAAAGTCGGCAACATTCGGCCTCCCACCCTTTTCCAACAAACCAACCACAATTAGGCTATGGTAAATAAAAGATATAGTAAttgccccccaaaaaaaaaaaaaaaaaaaaaaggaagaatatCAAAGCACAATAAAGCAAGTTAACAATTGCAGCGAGGCCCATTAGTATTCCCATGGAATTACATTGTAATTTAGGAAAGGGAAAACTGAAGCATTTACCGTAAGCGGCTCGGGGCTGCCTTGTACTACAGGAACATCAGGACGCCCTGCGATTTCACACTATCCTTTTGCACCTCGAAAAGAGGATAAAATCATGAACGTATTCCAAATGATATGAAAACCAGAAAGGAGAAGCACGTACCAGAAGTAAGGCATTACGAGTGGCATCTTCGGTTTGGACATTGCCAAATATGGTGGTCAAACCTAAGATCTCATATTCTGGATTTTGAAATGCCATAAAGATCGCCATGCTATCATCTGTTAATCAAATGAAAAACGCATCCATACATTGTTCAGGGTCAAACTCAAACAAAATCTCTACATATCTAATCCTGCCAATCAATCAATCCACTCCATATTGTTTTCACTTCCttgtataatttaataaaaattttccgGTTTcattatatacatatcaaaacccGAAACTTTCCTATATAGATCTCATCACACGCCCCTCGAATAAAACTTTTCTATATAGACAGAGAGAGTCAACGTAGCTTTTTAAATCAAACTTTATAGCTTATCCCGAAGTAAAACTCCAAGgacaaatataaattgaaaaagtaaAATTGTTTCCTATTTCATTATAATTCTAGTTTATGCAACTAAATTGACAGCCAACCAgagaaaaagtaaataaataaaaaggagcGAAACTGACCAATCCCGGGATCGGTATCGATAATGAGCTTGTTCCTGTTGGCATGTGAGAGTAAAAGGGCATCGCTTCCGCCATTAACGACAATTCCATCGTGACAATCTTTCTTTAATTCATAATCCATATTCAACGCAATTAGAAAAACACAAAGTGGTAATAATCTAATCTAAGATTTTAATGAATATGGATGTGAATAAAAAAACAATTGAGAGATTTGAATTTCTTGTTTTAATTGTCGTagaggaagaggaagaggaagaggtAGGCCGCTCTGCGATGCCAACAGAGAGTCCCCCCAAGAAGAACACCAAACAAAGATGTGTTTTATTTTGGTTTATGGGATATGATGTTACTTCCTCCTTTAATACTAGTTTAAAGCGCCTTAAGGTGGGGGTATGCTGACGTCAGCATAATTGATTTGTAACAGCGAATGGTAAATGGCAACGTGGGTTAATGTGAGTGGTCCTAATCTTGGACCGTATCGTATGGGATCAGAGCAGAAATAATAATTATTCAGAAAAAGGGAGGACAACCTgttgtttaattttaaaaaaagtagTCATTGGTTGGGTGAAGGTACAATTTCATAGACGATGCTGATGATGATGCATCTATTTTATATTATCCTTTATGTATAATCATCAAGATTCATATGTAACTATTAAATTGGAATTGTGACCAACATTTAAATGAGAAAGATTTAATAATTGGGAGATAAATGATCTATATTTTATATGTTGATTAAtggataaatatttattataaattttaaaactgtTCCATATCTAAGACAATGATTGAATTCTTAACCACATAGATAATTAACAATTTTAATACAACAAGTTGTGTACAGAATTGTTAGGTTGAGAATTATTTATGAGATATATTGAAATTCCAAAACAACTGAATGCTTCAATTTCACAACATTGGCGGCCaagaaaattcaatataaaagaCTTTGGGCACGATAAATTTGTAGACTATGATTTTGCATCATATTTACACAATataaatttgttttatataatCTAAAATTGTATCCATATAGTTTGTTTTAATAGATATATTGTATTtggattatataatatatttaaataattaatattattatatgatGCGTATATGCATATGAATTTGTATGTGATATTTTTCTTCTGTTTATTTCTATGTAATATTTATGGTTATATAATacgcatataaattttatttatttgaactaTTATCTAGAATATATATAAGGTACGAGtttagaataaaattaaattgataaaaataatttttattatttattatattattaaattggtttttgaattatttttattttattattaaattttgaatattgaaaaatatttattaaaaattattagtattaaaacAAAATCAATTCAGCTCTCAATTACTAAAATAAAATTAGTTAGGCCCTTCCGATAATGAAAACTGTCATTAATCAATTTGATTATTAATAGACACTTACGTGACTGATAAAATCTACAATAACATATGAAGTACCATCCGGACAAGTATACTGATGTGACATTCCATGTACCATATACTAAAAACTAAAatcccaaaaattataaaaaaaatgtattaaaaatgcacattttgtaacaccccctacccgtatccattgccggaataggtacgacgtattaccggagtttactgaacatttttagataattctgatcatttattattcatattttgaagataatcataacgtctctctattgggcccttgaagccccaaacatacattaaaaactaACCAGAATTAAATCAGGATCATAAAAATTTTCGCAAAatctttattttcatctaagtacttaccatttcaatgcttcttataattaaacatgttaccattcaattaatagcttgacacttgtctaagcgtcaaacaacatcattgttagtatacttgcacatatttcatataaattcaatattgatatacttaatttctcgacatgtcacacttgagtttaataattatctttacttacataatttccttgtatcaacatatcaaagataatcatatatgtacatgccatgaaacatatcattctcttaccgtttcttcataagtatatatcaatcagttcattatatcaatatttcatgctccatcatttccatatattttatgtatatttattccgtaaaatttatatcaaacttaacataaattatattccatgtacttattcttatttcgcttatctatcttcataattatttcatacaactattttgtacatatgttTCCATATGACCGgttcttgtaaacattttacacaaccatttcatgtaaccattcgtcatctgatacatattacctgaatatcaattgttcaatagatgtcattgCGTCTCCCATccatggtcttatttatctttgacatgatgccatagtgtctttcaactatggtcttactcattttttgTCATGttaccatggtatctttcaaccatggtcttattcatttcatgtcacgttgccattgtatctttcaaccatggtcttattcatttcccgtcatgttgccatggtatctttcaaccatggtcttacacatttcatatcaggttgccatggtatctttcaaccatggtcttacacatttcatatcgagagcacactccatgaacctcatccttacaaagggattaccagtcaaagctaaatcctcagaatataaactcatagagtattgtcgggattactagtccaaagctaaatcctacaacgacaattactctaatgagcttggatttgaattaccagtccaggctaaattcagaccctaatttggattacctgtccaagctaaatccatttacacgtattcttcgggagggctatatcaggataggatcacccgtccgggctagatcctttttaccgtcaattccttttcagagatccatcgaattttcctttcatttaatcgggatttcttcccctttttatcaaatatgttaatgtttcatcaattttcatacaatgaacattcaaatcatattcatataaaaaaaatacatttcaagcgtttaagaatataattcaagttatacgaacttacctagcgaaattacagaaatatcaagattcagggacattttggtaatttaccatttttccaattttcacccaatcttaaattgaaaattttattcaatttattaatttagataataaaacaattcattcccttcaatttggtcattttgacatttttacaaaattgccccctgaagttttttcttttattcaatttagtccttaagcctaaaacatgcaaattagccatgctagctgaatattcatatatattttcctcctcctcctctccattacacatccttagtgtatataacacacttgtaagtaacattatctataatctttattatttacttttatgaatattcaagttgtccatctgtgtcatagtcactaaattatttatatctggagctatagaactcaaaattaagactcgataatttttcctgaaactatactcatatatcttattaccataaaattttcagaatttttggttcagccaataagtacagtttattctttaaagttatccctgttctgctgtctgaaagttctgacccttcttcactaaaaattaattatctcctcgtacaaaaTTCGAATGATATTcccgtttatttctattgaaactagactaatttaggattctaaaaatataaatttaagccactaattatttttatctaattttttatgattttcaaaagtcagaataggggaacccgaaatcattctgacattgtctcacaaaatttattatatctcatggtttacaattccattgcttacataatttcttctataaaaaactagactcaataatatttaatttcatattttattcatcctataattcgatttctacaatttttggtgatttttcaaaattagactacAGCTGCTGTCcagaactgttttagtgcaagatattaattaccatgtttataacacctttattttctttttctacactatttctcatcactttctcttattttatctTCACTAACATGAcaagaacataagaccatatataagaaaactctaaatcaacatcaattccatgctttttcaataatattaaacttaaaaatatattgaaatcttgatgttcttaccttttcttattgacttcaatctttaacttgatttctctctctcctccagcttctatttcttgaatccaacttgatattcttgctccccatcatctccttgctatctttctctcttgatggctatggaaattctttcaatttttaggtgaaaataataaatttttggtggaaggactaaattgtaaagaaagaaaacttcttttcttcttattctcttatgtgggtttgcatgggaaaggaaaggTGATGATAATTCTTcatttttccttccttttatactaaataaataataatataataataaatatctcataaaaatattaataaaataatatttatctaattaattaatttaaaatatcatcaacataatcattacattctagaattctctctcttacttaattgaccattttgcccttcatgatcttttagaatttcatccttgagtcatcacttaatttgataaaattacgatttagtccctcattatttttcacctattcaatttggtcctaattcatcaatttttcttggtttctagatcattccacccttaaaatatttacatcattagtccttcaacttttttatatttacacttcaaccccttaaattttgagtatttactcttgtgcaacaagacttttctc contains these protein-coding regions:
- the LOC108458341 gene encoding uridine nucleosidase 1-like, translating into MDYELKKDCHDGIVVNGGSDALLLSHANRNKLIIDTDPGIDDSMAIFMAFQNPEYEILGLTTIFGNVQTEDATRNALLLCEIAGRPDVPVVQGSPEPLTGGRPNVADFVHGSDGLGNIFLSPPKTSKSDKTASEFLVGKVSEYPGKVSILALGPLTNLALAIKRDSSFASKVKNIVVLGGSFFALGNVNPAAEANIYGDPEAADVVFTSGANIVIVGLNITTQVLMADVDLLELKQSGGKYAQVLCDMCKFYRDWHVKSDGIHGIFLHDPVSFMALARPDLFTYKKGVVRVETQGICKGHTLLDQGLKRWNESNPWTGYSPVSVAWTVKVDEVLNYIKQQLMKP
- the LOC108459727 gene encoding uncharacterized protein LOC108459727 yields the protein MGSTSSAMAEKVSWYCALLMAVMLVMSCCQEPNERGEEGMMRMVHQSNKPCDEIYVVREGETLHTISEKCGDPFIVEHNPHIHDPDDVFPGLVIKITPFLSTTGRP